AAAGGCAAAGAGCTGCAGCAATGACGGCTTCTGCTATATTCCTTTTTACCTCGCCGCTCCTGGCCGGAGTATTTCTCACCTCGGGGTAAATTGTGACAGTTCGATAATGCCAAGCTATGTATGGAATGTCAAGCTAATGCCTGAGCAGGAGGCAGGGCTAATATAACCTACATCTAAtgctaataacattaaaatattagcattgaGCATTTATAGGATGtttttgagtttgtgtttttaggcAGATTTAATAAAGAGGCGTGGAGTGAAAACGTTATTTATagaacattatttatttgttttttccaagCTGCTTCGACCTCGCTGAAGTCAGCTAGAGGAGCAGACATTCCCCCTTCCCAATGTTCCATAGGAGCCTGTGCTGATGAATAGCTCACTATGCTGCACTTCCAGTACAccccctttttctttctcactctcTCTAAACCACTGtccacacacgcccacacccgcacacacacacgtacacccTTCTTTTCCTTCCCTCCTTGTGTCCAGCAAGCCATTCTGAGCAGTGGTGTACGGTGGGTGGGTGGATCCGTGGGTGGTAGGTGGGGGTGTGGGGCGGAGAGAGCAGGCATTCACAGCAACATGCACAGGGAGATAACAATAGCTCCTCTGGGAGACCTGCAGATGCTACTAGTAGGGCGAACAGTGGAGGGGTCTTATCGCTCCGCCAACATGAGCTGGGAAACTACAAAACAACACATGCATCCCACTGATTTGCTTTCactctttctttctgctgctttccatgtttttctgtgcCTCCCTTTCAGCTACCCCTCCCTGTTTAAGAAATTTGACACTGTTCTGTTGCCAAACTTGGCAGCAGCACTGAGAAAAGATGCTTTTCCTGACAGAGGAAGTTCACTTCTTGGCAGAGGAGGGGTCCTTGATCACGTCACTTTATACACAATAGTCAAAGTAATGGAGATCCACCagtttttaagttatgtttttttgttaaacatcaACCTGCTGATTCTGTATTCTGTTTAAGAACTACATATAAtcattgaaattaaaatatttttaataattgagatttattaatattttttgcctTCTTGCCAAAACCAGTCATTAATTTGCTCAGCAGGGCTGCAAGATAAAATATTACACACAGctgcaatattttttctttacagtaCAATTTAGGTATCATTTAGGGTCAGCTCAGGGTTTCTTTGCATGTAAATTTGTATTGTATGTAAAATTTGAAAGTATTTTCCAGATCTGGATAAGACTGGACAAAAGAGtgaggaaaatatttctgtttcaagACTTATTTCCCATTCCATTATCTGAaagatccatccatctattACTTAATGGCAAccattactttaaaatatttctaaaattgaacttttaatcaggaaaacaaaaaaaaaatgtaagtgtaGGACATATAATATGTTGGTATATTTGAAAAGGAAATCTGTGATATGAGAAAGCAATTGTACAATTCAGTACAGTTAATAAATTTGAGGATGTCAATAATTAATAAAGAATAGGTAATACTATTTTCAATATAGAATACATCTACTCCAGAAACAGCATTAGTCTAAAGTTTTTTGGCATAGTTGTATGTAAaataattagatgtttttttgtgactGTCTTGTCAGGCCTGTTAAAGATGCACTGGAACCCAGAGCATGCCCAGCCCCTCAGCCAGTGGCCCGAGCAGCACCTGGATGtctcctccaccacctcctctcCAGCCCACAAGGGGGATCTCTACTCCGGCCGTGGACGCAGCTCCTACAACTACGCCTGGGCCAACGATGACATCTCCGCCCTCACAGCCTCAAACCTCCTGAAGCGCTATGCTGAAAAGTACGCAGGCGTGTTGGACTCACCATACGACCGACCTCCTACTGTGGGAACGTACCCAGAGCCGGGGGCTTTTGGGGGCCTTAATGGCCAGAAGACAGAGCTGGAACCTTGGCCGCTGACACACAACGCTGATGGCTCTTATCCTTTGGTTCCTCCTGGAGGCCATGAGAGTCTTTCGAGCTCTAAGACTGTTGCTACATCTGCGGGTCCCCCTGGGGTGAGCAGCGTGTCAGTAGTCAACAGTAATCTGTCAGACTCGGCCTACAGTGGCAGCAGCTCCTGCAGCGGTTCAGGCGAGTATCCCTCCAGCTACAACGGCACCTATCTCTCCTCAGGGTTCTGTCCTCAGCCCAGTGCAGCACTTCCCCCCACCTCCCTTCACACTCTGCAACCCACACCCACTCTGGTGCCCAGCTACAGCCCCAACACACCAGTTTATAACTACCCACCCAGCACATACCCACCCCAGACCAGCCTTGCTCCCAGCTACAGTCATCCTTCCACAACATACCTTCCCTCAGGTCTACCAGCTCCTACACCCATCCCCTCTAGGCCCACAGTGGTTGGAGGCTCATACAGCTACCAGAGCGCCAACCTTGGAGCATCTGAGTCTGGAGGGACATTAAAGAGAAAGGCCTTTGAAATGGGCGTAGAGGAGGATGACAGTGGGGACCGGTCACGGTACAGGAAGTACAGCTATGATTCCCTGAAGGCTGGAGGAACCTCTCCCTATGGAGTGAGTGAGAAAACAGAGTGCAGGGGAAATGGATTCAGCAGCTCAGGCAGCTCAGACCCTCAAACCTTTAAGCCCAGCAAGCCTTCCTCTCAGCCCCTGGTGTCTCCTCAGTTTGGGGCTGGAGGAGAGTACAGTCCTCCTGCAGGCATGACGGGGGAGAATGGGGTGACGGAGCAGGGCTTCACCCAGCAACAGCACCGCCCCCAGTCACTCAAACGCCCTCCGTTGTGTTCTGCACCTGTTGAAGCTATGAAGAGCCCAGACCCCCAACTGCTGGAGCTCATCAACGGAGAGTTGTTAGACTGCAGCCCGGCACTGCTCTGGACCGAACTGTTTGGGCTCACTCATGTCAAGGCTGCCCTGGAAGAGGACCTGCTGTGGCCCGTGTTAAGGCCCAGCCCATTGGCGCGGCCGCCAAGAACCGTCCTGCTGTTTGGTCCTAGAGGAGGGGGGAAGACGACACTGATTCGTTCTTTGGCCTCGCAGATGGGGGCTTCCTTCTACCGTGTGAGCGGACCTATGTTGGCATCTAAAGGAAAGCTCGAAGCAGAACACATTCTGGGTTCTCTGCTGCAGGTGGCAGGGGCTCGACAACCCGCCGTGATTCTGCTCAGTCAGGTGGAAGcaatggaggaggaggaggggctGAGGCAGATACTGCTAACAATCTTGGAGAAAATCCAGGTGGGGCCCACAGGTTTGGTTATTCTTGTGTGTGCCACTGGTAGGCCAGATCTCCTGCAGGACGCGGTCCACCGGAGCTTTGCCAAGAAGTATTATGTGAGCCTCCCAGACATGGGGATCCGTCAGCATGTCCTGCTGCAGGCGCTGACGCCTCAGGGCTGCACCCTGAGCGAGAGGGAGATGACCGCTGTGCTGCAGCGCACTGAGGGCTTCTCTGTGtgggagctgctgcagctgagccAGCAGGTGCTCTCCTCAGCATCTTCCCCAGCCGGAGCCATGCACGGCCTCGCCACGTCCCCCAAAACTCCGGACTTTACAGATTTTGAGAATGCCTTTTGCAAGGTGCGCCCACACACCACCACAAAGGACCTGGTCACTTGTATAGAGTGGAGCAAAATGTACAGCCACTGAGAAAGCAGCTAGTCACCGTACTCGGACTGCACTACGACCCTGGTTTTGCTTTGGCATTTAAAGCCTTGgggatgttttgttgttgtttcctaATTACTAATTATGCAGCCAAAACAGCCAGAGAATCTCGACATTAGGGGCAGTGCTGATAAAGTTATTTCACTGGCAGGAACCTGACACGGTATACTGTTTGTTTTGCCCAGAACACTGataatatttgatgttttcccAAAGAAAAAGTGAGGTGAACGGGTTTTAGTCATTTGGCCAACAGGGGAAATCAGAGGGGTGTCTCGATTAGCCTGGGTCCAGGACAAAATCAGTTATTTGTTGCTGGGCGATGTGGTCCAACATTATGGATAATCAGGGTTTGGAAAATCCACCCTTTGGCTGCTACTCTCAGGATCCTATTTATTACCAATCCACTTCCATGTTATCCTACAGTCAATGTAGTCATAGGATTGTCGCTCAAAGGGCTTGGGATCAGCAACACttcagcaacttttttttttttttaccaaaaacttgACAAACCAAATACATACTAAAAAAAGCACTGATAATTTCTCAAAACTGACCAGtagtaacaaagtaaaaatcacaGCATGTTGATATTCACAATAGCTTTTTACCAAACTATGACACAAAAACCTTCTCGGAGAAAACAAGTGCAGAATAAATGAAGCTGGGCCTCCTTTGTCCTGGAATATAGCTGTTTAAGTggagtgtttttatgtttcgTTGCAAAACCACTTCTCATGCTTCACCCATCTGACTGTGCTGTGCTTACAGTAAATATAGTACGATGAACCCAAAACCTGCTTCACGATTCACATTCCACATCAGGTTCAGTTTCCCACCTGCAGAATAACACCTGCGCATTCAGCTTGTCCCACATCGTGTTGGTTTTCCTGCCTCcgttcctcctttttttttttcttgtattatgTGATATTGTTTGAAATGCTCAGGAAGAATTTCTTTACctcagaaatatgaaataaagaaTGTATGTAATCTTAGGGTCTTAGATGAGAGTGAGATAGAAGAGCGAGGAGGACCGTGACAGTCTCGTGAAAAACCCACTGCGGCTGGGCTAGTACCTCAGCAGAGAAACTTGAATATTCTACAAAGAGTAACATTGAATGTAATTCAGGTATTTCAAAGGATATTTGATGCCATAAATCCATGTATTattatatatgaatatataaacacatttttttgtttgtttcagttcttttaccatttatttttaatgtagtttATGGTGAAGTGATGATTGTCTTtgagaaatgtagaaaacagaaaatatttcttcttttgttggaCAAACTGCTGGGAAATGCACCGCTTGGTGTTTTCCTCACATATCTACACACAGAGATCATTTATCAGCAAACCTtggtaaatgtgtaaaaacccTTAAAATAAGTTATTCTACTAGCTTAAAGTCGCAGAAATATATTTAGAACGATCCAATCGAAAAATCTCCCAATTTTgtcaactttttaaagttggtCTGAGTTTTTATGAAGTTCGAGATAAAACTCTTTTAACCTGGAGTTGTTCTATATAAAACCTCTTTGGGCATGGGGTAACATTCCCATCAGTTGTCTGAGTTTCAGCTCATTTCCTGTCAATATGGGCTCCTTGTGTAAATATTAGCTGGGAGAATGACTTAATAAAGGGGcccatttttaacatttttatttttattattggcCTCTTGGGTTGATGATGTATGTTGCCACCATGGCCAAAGAGCAGAATGATGTGGAAGGTAAAACATCTCCACAGGTCAAAgttaaaaactgcaacaaatgtCACCAAGTATCCATAACAACAACTAGATGCTTCCCTCACACCAAATGGCTCCTTAGGAGGCCAGTAAACATGTGGACTtgtattaaccctttaactggAGCTGTGGCTTTTGGCAGATGAAACAAAGATTGTGCAGTTAAGAAATAAACACTCTAGATGGGACctgtgtaaaaaatattaagaggCCTTAAAGTATGATAGAGGATCAGTGATGCTGTGGGTCTCTTGTTTGAGTGCATGGAAACACCAGGAGCCTGTAGTAaaatactgatttattttaaggctttttgcacatttttaccagGCATGTCAAGGAATCTGACCGCAACTGTAAGCTTGCTCTGTGTTgtggttttaaattgtatttctaaatttaaaaaaatacagaaccAACCCCAATGCACTTACAGTCAAAATCTGAACCCAAAACTTGATTAAAATGGCTTAGAATATCAATCCCAACTAGTAGTTCAGACCAAGGTGTTACGTGTGGCTTTCACTACATCtcaaagattaaatatttacaattactTTGTGCATAAGCCAGCATGTAGACAATCCAGCAATATATCTCCTTCTACAGCAGGTCCTTTTAGATGCCGGAAAAAAACCCAGTCAACGTTCTGCAGGCAAAGCGGCTCGTAAGTTTCAGGATGATGTAATATTTCCCTATCCTTCATCCCTCCCTCTGTCGCTCTGTCCtcatcattcttttttttttctcttttcccaaATGCAATCTCATTAGACTGGATTGCCCCCGGCCACAGGCCCCAGTGACCATGTGGCGTTGAATCTCCTCCCCAAcgtccctcctcctccccttctACTTCCCTTATTCTGATTTCTCCGGAGTGGAAGTGGACTGATTGATGCCCGGCAATCCTATATCTCAGAGCAGCCTTCCCTCACCAGCTGGTGGCTTCAGCCAGATCAATCAGAGTGACCCCCACTGTCTTGAAAacgcaaaataaataaataaacttttccacaatTGCTCACATTAAATTACAGAAATGAAACCACTTCCTTCTCTCTGTCGACAGTTTGTCCAccaaaacaagcttttattttgtccaCTTTTAATCTGCCCACCGCAGTAACGTTTTCTCTTGGTTATTGTACATTTTCTGTAACCATTTCTACCTCATTTTTGCAGCATATTgtacatgaaaatatttatttcatgtcGTTTTATTTgatgtctgttttaaaaatgataatgatGTTTCTTGAACTGTAATAGTCTACCTCAGAAAAGACTGTATTTTAAGAGAAGAGTATCACACAATATTAAACAGAATTTGTCAATATTGCAACACGGCTGTTTATTTAGTTCACACTCACATTTGCACAAATAACGAAGGTCTCTGCTTTTCTTAGGCTTACTTTACCTGGTTGTATATGTTTCATTGattgctgttttaattttatctatGATGTCCtatgctgaaaacaaaacattttttgttacacttttttgttttatttttgttttcatcaagcAAAAGTGAATCAAAAAGtaggttttttttcatttataaacaaaaacagctaaTCCAAACCAACTTGGCCCTTTGTTTACTAGTAATCTACTTGACATCAAGTCTTTGCTATAACTACTGCCGAGTCTCTTATATTCCCTCTTGAGGAATTTTGCTCCACTCTGCTTTATTAGGGGGTTTAGGGGGTTTTCAAGCATGAGCTGCCTCTTTAAAATCAGATCACAgcatctcaatcagatttaaatcTAGACTTTGATTAAGCCActctaaaattttaatttcttagtCATTCAAGATGGACTTCCAGCTGAATAACCTAACAGTGCTTGAGCTTTgggtcacaaactgatggctgCTGATTCTCTGGTAAAGGGCAGAATTCATGGTTCTGTCAGAAACAGCATGTCGTCCAGTTCCTGAAGCAGGAAAACTGTCGTAGACAGTTACCACCACGACCCTGTTTAAACTTTTCATGAagttctttttctaaaatgttgctAGTTTTGAACCAGATGTAATGTATACCTACAGAAAGTTTCAGTTGATATGTTTTCCAAAAATCTTTGGCAGATTCAAGAAAATGTTTGGGAATTATTGGCCGccttttgtgttctttttgcTCTTCAGGGGTTTTCTTCTTGCAACTCTCACAAACCTGCCATTTTTATCCAATTTCTTTTCTACTGatagaaatgaacatttatCGCAGTACTTTAGAAGTTACTTGGGTTTCTTGTATGACCTTCTGGCGTGAGTTCTCAATGTGCTCAAAGAGTAACATGGTAGAACTTCAGCACTCCTTTTCCACATGGACGCAGTCTCACTGTCGTTTGCtggattaattaaaaatagcCTTGTAACATGTTCAATAATAATGTTAGTGACTTTATTTCTCCTCTGTTCTTCAATTAATGCTTTTTGAGAAGTTTTGGCCtatttcatgttgtcagacCGGTTCTActgaagtaatattttaattctacATCTAGACGAAATCTAGATGTAGATTTCGTCCAGATCAGATCTGGAATAAATCAGGTCTACGTGTGGCTACTGAAACTGAAACTAAGAATTGATATCATCCGCTGAAAAGtgctttttcttatttattcagGTTATCTTTATCAtatataaaccaaaaatatttcaatattttaaatatttaggtttgacaaaagaaaacaaaaacagccagaGTCTGTAggataaaaacattaaaccctaaagtattttattttagagttttacATATGCCAACACTTATATATTTGGTGTGAATCAATGTTGGATGAATTATAACAGGGCATTCATTGAATGATAAAGGTGCAGAGACAAAACTGTCTTGCTTCGTGCTTCTGTGTGCAAATCATTCTGCCGGCTTGCGTGGACTTGCATTTCATGTTTGTATCTGTGCATGTGTATGCGTGTCTGTGTATGTGTGCTAATGCTGGAGCTTCCAGAGCGGCCACGGAAGCAACACTGGCGTGGCCCCCGAGGCTGCGGGGCCCGGCACCAGAACGCAGAGGTCCTTCGTCCCTGTCACTGTCTGTAAACAACAGCTCGTCCCAGCGGCCTGCCCTCTGCGCTATTTCTGCTCTTTCCTGACATCTTTCAAAGACTCAAAACTAACTGAgagttgtaaaataaatctaagcAAAGAAGTGAAAGTTCAGGCGAAGCACGACACGGGATACATtgctgcagagctgcagttCGAAACATCTGCGCCTGCGAATCCCGGCAGAACAGTGGTGCTGAGGGTGCTAATGACAAAAGTAATTAATTGTCTAATAATGATGCATTGCTGTGGTACAATCACAACCTTGTGCAGCAGTTCCCCTTCATCCTCTAGTGAAGGATAATGGTTTTTGCAGCTGTTTGAGAATTCGTCCCATCTTTTCCTGCAGCTATTTACAGAATCGGTTGAACAGCAGACCCTTGTTTGGGCAAAAACGTGACAGACAacaaggaaaaaatgtttcaaattataGTTGCAGGTATTAAATgcaagtaagaaaataaaaaatgccagTGCCAGTTTTATATACATtcatcagaggaaaaaaataaaataaatttggggCTTTTTATAACTCATTTGAGTTTTCCAAGATGGAACTTGAGTGAAATTTAAtaacatgaacatgtttttttttatgccaaagGTTTGTTTCCATAACCATTTTTCTAGTacctttattttgtatttaatatgGATGCACAGAATTGAACGTATTGTGAATTTGATCTATTCTATCCAGAGTCAAGAAGCTTAAATGCATTGTTGCCTGTTAGGtgtcttttttgtttccagacacatttatcttacattttttctatACTGTTTGATAATAATTAGAAAAGTGTCTTTTAGACTTTGCACAGTGTGCACATGCTGTTTCCAGCTATCAATAGGTTTTGGCATCATACTGACTAAATTAGGTTTAATTATAGTAGAGCTTGTTTAATTTTGCTGGTTTCCTGCCACAAATGTGAGTTTTTAGCTCAGGCTGTAAATCCATAGAGCTGTGTGGTCAGGGCAGTCAGTGTTTGGGATCACTGTCCTGTTCACTGTTGGCTTTTGCATGGATGAAGCAGAATAACCTTAAGATCCTGGTATTACCCTTACTGTAGCACTATTGAAATGTTTAGCTGGATCTGTGGCAGGAAATcagcaaatttaaataaactcaaccaactgaaaataagaaataatttctgaagagactttagtttttaacattttttcaataCGTTTGAAAATAAAGGGTTCAAACGGATCCATTAAGGCCCAAAACTAGTAGAATGTACACAATGCAAATGATGTAACTATTTAACTACATTTTGTTTCACCAGCATTTTGCAGTTATTCTAATGATGAGGCAGATGAAGTCTAACATTggtttaaaaactgcaattaaCTTAagatatttatgaaaatgtctttaaaatactTTGACAGTGTAACAGAAGCATCTGGATTGGTTTCACTTCCAGTAAATGACAAAAACCCACTTTGTCCCTTTTTTGTCCCAAAGTGAGTCCTGTCCTCCAGGAAGTCAATCATTTTCTTCTCCCTGCTGATTGGAGGTAATTAGGCgagcagagtttgtaattggaTAATAAAAGATGCTAATGAGTTGCTGTCCTATTTACTCGGACTGCGGCTCTGAATAGGAGGACACAGCTCAGTCACACTTTTACCTTGGTGAATATCAAAGGACACTTCTGTATAATTCAGCATTATTTACACACGTTGTCATTTGCTTGCTTGTGAGTGAATTTGCACCATAGCTGCTCTCCTGGTTGCAGATATTCTTGATTGTGTCAAATGCCGCTCAGTTTAAACAGCTGTTAATAAGCACTCAACCTAAATATCTGCTGCTTACATTGAACACATGCAGGAAGTGTTTCTGTCAGTGACCAAAAAACCTGAAAGTTATTTATGGCAACAACcttcacaaagtaaaaaaaaaaaaaagtcactgtcTGAA
The genomic region above belongs to Xiphophorus maculatus strain JP 163 A chromosome 1, X_maculatus-5.0-male, whole genome shotgun sequence and contains:
- the LOC102220158 gene encoding putative fidgetin-like protein 2 isoform X1 translates to MLSPIVPYSLLKMHWNPEHAQPLSQWPEQHLDVSSTTSSPAHKGDLYSGRGRSSYNYAWANDDISALTASNLLKRYAEKYAGVLDSPYDRPPTVGTYPEPGAFGGLNGQKTELEPWPLTHNADGSYPLVPPGGHESLSSSKTVATSAGPPGVSSVSVVNSNLSDSAYSGSSSCSGSGEYPSSYNGTYLSSGFCPQPSAALPPTSLHTLQPTPTLVPSYSPNTPVYNYPPSTYPPQTSLAPSYSHPSTTYLPSGLPAPTPIPSRPTVVGGSYSYQSANLGASESGGTLKRKAFEMGVEEDDSGDRSRYRKYSYDSLKAGGTSPYGVSEKTECRGNGFSSSGSSDPQTFKPSKPSSQPLVSPQFGAGGEYSPPAGMTGENGVTEQGFTQQQHRPQSLKRPPLCSAPVEAMKSPDPQLLELINGELLDCSPALLWTELFGLTHVKAALEEDLLWPVLRPSPLARPPRTVLLFGPRGGGKTTLIRSLASQMGASFYRVSGPMLASKGKLEAEHILGSLLQVAGARQPAVILLSQVEAMEEEEGLRQILLTILEKIQVGPTGLVILVCATGRPDLLQDAVHRSFAKKYYVSLPDMGIRQHVLLQALTPQGCTLSEREMTAVLQRTEGFSVWELLQLSQQVLSSASSPAGAMHGLATSPKTPDFTDFENAFCKVRPHTTTKDLVTCIEWSKMYSH
- the LOC102220158 gene encoding putative fidgetin-like protein 2 isoform X2 encodes the protein MHWNPEHAQPLSQWPEQHLDVSSTTSSPAHKGDLYSGRGRSSYNYAWANDDISALTASNLLKRYAEKYAGVLDSPYDRPPTVGTYPEPGAFGGLNGQKTELEPWPLTHNADGSYPLVPPGGHESLSSSKTVATSAGPPGVSSVSVVNSNLSDSAYSGSSSCSGSGEYPSSYNGTYLSSGFCPQPSAALPPTSLHTLQPTPTLVPSYSPNTPVYNYPPSTYPPQTSLAPSYSHPSTTYLPSGLPAPTPIPSRPTVVGGSYSYQSANLGASESGGTLKRKAFEMGVEEDDSGDRSRYRKYSYDSLKAGGTSPYGVSEKTECRGNGFSSSGSSDPQTFKPSKPSSQPLVSPQFGAGGEYSPPAGMTGENGVTEQGFTQQQHRPQSLKRPPLCSAPVEAMKSPDPQLLELINGELLDCSPALLWTELFGLTHVKAALEEDLLWPVLRPSPLARPPRTVLLFGPRGGGKTTLIRSLASQMGASFYRVSGPMLASKGKLEAEHILGSLLQVAGARQPAVILLSQVEAMEEEEGLRQILLTILEKIQVGPTGLVILVCATGRPDLLQDAVHRSFAKKYYVSLPDMGIRQHVLLQALTPQGCTLSEREMTAVLQRTEGFSVWELLQLSQQVLSSASSPAGAMHGLATSPKTPDFTDFENAFCKVRPHTTTKDLVTCIEWSKMYSH